The following coding sequences lie in one Chloroflexota bacterium genomic window:
- a CDS encoding histidine phosphatase family protein: MRTLYLVRHGNYIPEQDSPDDLANGLTALGRRQAKLAAKRLARLPIAAIHHSDLRRAAETAQIISAALPDVPCRATRMLRECLPGMPAGMDESFADVPADELADGVAQIDAVFARYFKPSRGERHEIIVAHGNLIRALVLRALGAPGELWMNLDIHQCGISIVQIVPTGEAQLLAHNDTGHLPPNLLTFI, from the coding sequence ATGCGCACACTCTATCTCGTCCGCCACGGCAACTACATTCCTGAGCAGGACTCGCCGGACGACCTGGCCAACGGCCTGACTGCGCTCGGCCGCCGCCAGGCCAAGCTCGCGGCAAAACGACTGGCCCGCCTGCCGATTGCGGCCATCCATCACAGCGACCTGCGCCGCGCCGCCGAAACGGCGCAGATCATCTCCGCCGCGCTGCCGGATGTGCCGTGCCGCGCGACCCGCATGCTGCGCGAGTGCCTGCCGGGCATGCCGGCCGGCATGGACGAGTCCTTCGCCGATGTGCCGGCCGACGAACTGGCCGACGGCGTGGCGCAGATCGACGCCGTCTTCGCCCGCTACTTCAAGCCGTCGCGCGGCGAGCGCCATGAAATCATTGTCGCGCATGGCAACCTGATCCGCGCGCTGGTCCTGCGCGCGCTGGGCGCGCCCGGTGAGTTGTGGATGAACCTCGACATCCACCAGTGCGGTATCAGCATCGTGCAGATCGTTCCCACCGGCGAGGCGCAGCTGCTGGCACACAACGACACCGGCCATCTGCCGCCGAATCTGCTCACGTTCATCTAG
- a CDS encoding molecular chaperone TorD family protein — translation MNDAERWACLSRLWLHEPDAAALAAWRALAPQEPRGESSELAPAYADLFLLNVWPYGTAYTDHWGEINTAEAQSTAALFAQAGYAPRELSEVGAPDHLGLCLGLLSHLVRDRAEASASFLSHLAAWAPLCCFAAERDPSAHAFYRALARLTREAVLDEAQARLARAASVAGLPLPADGGVASADEVRVRDIVRFLLAPARCGLFLSRARLGSMARSLDLRLPFGSRFDVAQWLLTGAGEGGRLYDLLALLRADTESWADAYGAWAARWPVWSASSTLWQCRIETTRRLLDQMEQQAREGVPVEFAAPGDEEPSAGGLPDGA, via the coding sequence ATGAATGACGCCGAGCGCTGGGCGTGCCTGTCGCGCCTCTGGCTGCACGAGCCGGACGCGGCAGCGCTTGCGGCGTGGCGCGCGCTTGCGCCGCAGGAACCGCGCGGCGAATCGTCCGAGTTGGCCCCGGCCTACGCCGACCTCTTTCTGCTCAACGTGTGGCCGTATGGCACGGCGTACACCGATCATTGGGGCGAGATCAACACGGCCGAGGCGCAATCGACAGCGGCGCTTTTCGCGCAGGCCGGTTACGCGCCGCGCGAATTGTCCGAGGTTGGCGCGCCCGACCATCTTGGCCTCTGCCTCGGCTTGCTGTCGCACCTGGTCCGCGATCGGGCAGAGGCGTCGGCGTCGTTCCTATCGCATCTGGCGGCGTGGGCGCCGCTGTGCTGTTTCGCCGCCGAGCGCGATCCATCGGCGCACGCGTTCTATCGCGCGCTGGCACGCTTGACGCGCGAGGCGGTGCTGGACGAGGCGCAGGCGCGCCTCGCTCGTGCGGCGTCCGTGGCCGGGCTGCCGTTGCCGGCAGACGGTGGCGTGGCGTCCGCTGACGAAGTGCGCGTGCGCGACATCGTGCGCTTCCTGCTGGCACCGGCGCGCTGCGGCCTGTTCCTGTCGCGCGCGCGGCTCGGCAGCATGGCGCGTTCGCTCGATCTGCGCCTGCCGTTCGGGTCGCGCTTCGACGTGGCGCAGTGGCTGCTGACCGGCGCGGGCGAGGGCGGCCGCCTGTATGACCTGCTTGCGCTCCTGCGCGCCGATACCGAGAGCTGGGCCGACGCCTACGGTGCGTGGGCCGCGCGCTGGCCGGTGTGGTCCGCTTCGTCAACGCTCTGGCAGTGCCGCATCGAAACGACCCGCCGCCTGCTCGATCAGATGGAGCAGCAGGCGCGCGAGGGAGTGCCCGTGGAATTCGCCGCGCCGGGCGACGAGGAGCCGTCCGCTGGCGGTTTGCCCGATGGGGCGTGA
- a CDS encoding NAD(P)H-dependent oxidoreductase, translating to MPNPAHILILYAPDKKMVNDLAQATAEGAQSVKRAEVSLQTPKRTTKADLVAADALIIGTPNWTGIKGSLKLYLDNTGDLWEEHVLAGKVGAAFTASDGRHSGTEFTLLTVLHWMLGNGMVIVGLPWTPVMARSGSYYGATAAGEITAEDLDQGRALGRRVAEYTVRLKK from the coding sequence ATGCCCAATCCAGCGCATATCCTCATCCTCTACGCACCGGACAAAAAGATGGTCAACGACCTCGCGCAGGCGACCGCCGAGGGTGCGCAGTCGGTCAAGCGCGCCGAGGTATCGTTGCAGACGCCGAAGCGCACGACCAAAGCCGACCTCGTCGCCGCCGATGCGCTGATCATCGGCACGCCGAACTGGACCGGCATTAAAGGCTCGCTCAAGCTGTATCTCGATAACACGGGCGACCTGTGGGAGGAGCATGTCCTCGCCGGCAAGGTCGGCGCGGCGTTCACCGCAAGCGACGGACGGCACTCCGGCACCGAGTTCACCCTGCTCACCGTCCTGCACTGGATGCTCGGCAACGGCATGGTCATTGTCGGCCTGCCGTGGACACCGGTCATGGCGCGCTCCGGATCGTACTACGGCGCAACGGCGGCGGGCGAAATCACGGCGGAAGATCTGGACCAGGGGCGCGCGCTCGGCCGCCGCGTCGCCGAGTACACCGTGCGCCTCAAGAAGTAA